Below is a genomic region from Nocardioides panacis.
TAGGTGCGCATGGCGCCGCTGCACATCGCCAGCACGACGTCGTTGAGCGTCGTACCCGTGGCGCGGCCGATCGCCCGCAGCCGCTCCAGCGGCCAGTCCTCGGCGGCGAACCGGCGCGAGCCGGTGATCCGCTTGTTGATGATCGTGCGGGGGGCGTAGAGCGACACCGCCGAGGTCTCGTTGCGCACGCCCCGCGACAGGGTGCGGACCAGGGCACCGGGCAGCCCGGCCGCCTCGGAGCTGATCGCCAGCGCCGCCCGCAGCGCACCGAGCGGGACGGCCGACCCGGGGCCGGACTGCTCCGGCTCGCTCCGCGGCCGGCGGCGGGCGTGCTCGGCGGACCAGGTCGGCGCCATGCCCCGCTCGTCGGGGTCGGCGGACAGCACGCTCTGCATGAGCCGCATCGAGGACACGCCGTCGATCAGGGCGTGGTGCATCTTGCTGTAGACCCCGACCCGGCCGTCGCGCAGTCCCTCGATGACGTGCACCTCCCACAACGGGCGCTCGAGAGCCAGCCGGGTGCTGTGCAGCCGGCCGCACAGCTCGAGCAGCTCACGGATCCGGCCGGGCTTGGGCAGCGCGCTGTGCCGGACGTGGTACTCGATGTCGAACTTTTCGTCGTCGGTCCAGAACCACTGCCCGGCCGTCGCGACCGACCGGTGCGGCCGCTTGCGGAACAGCGGCGCCGGGTCGTCGTGGGTGAGCATGTCGTCGAACATGTCCTTGACGAACGTGCGCCCGGCACCCTCGGGCTTGCGGAACAGCTGGAGCCCCCCGACGTGCATGGGCTGGCTGCGGTTCTCGGCGAACAGGAAGCCCGCGGACGTGGGGTCCATCGGTGTGGGCATCGCTGGGGGCCCCTTTCGCTCGGAGGGTCGCGTGTGAGCGTAGCCACTCCGGGGCCCCTCACTCCGGCGGCTGGTCCTTGGTCCGGTGCAGCAGCCAGTCCCGGCCGGTGTCGATCAGCGCGTAGCGGACCGCGCCCTCGCGGCCGTGCAGCACGAACAGCATCCGCCGCTCGGTGCGGTCCTCGTCCTGCCACCAGCCCGTGTCGGCCACCGACTTGTCGGCGTCCTCGTAGGCGAGGTGGTCCAGGTCGTGGTCGCCGACCGCGACGGCGAGCCGGTCCTGGCTCGGGCTGGTCGGCACCCCCTTGGGCAGCGCCCAGGAGCGCAGCACGCCACCCTCCTCGAGCCGCGGGTCGAAGTGGTGCCGCGGCTTGTGGTGCTCGTGCAGCACGAACGCGGGCCGCCGGACGGTGTGGTCGCTCACACCACCATCCTGCCTGTCGGCGCCCCCTCGTAGGCTCGCGGTCATGGTCGACCTGTCCTCGCTGCTCGGTGACGAGGACCTGCGCCGTCGCTACGGCACGCCGACGCTGGACCGGGCGTGGGACTACGTCCG
It encodes:
- a CDS encoding WS/DGAT/MGAT family O-acyltransferase: MPTPMDPTSAGFLFAENRSQPMHVGGLQLFRKPEGAGRTFVKDMFDDMLTHDDPAPLFRKRPHRSVATAGQWFWTDDEKFDIEYHVRHSALPKPGRIRELLELCGRLHSTRLALERPLWEVHVIEGLRDGRVGVYSKMHHALIDGVSSMRLMQSVLSADPDERGMAPTWSAEHARRRPRSEPEQSGPGSAVPLGALRAALAISSEAAGLPGALVRTLSRGVRNETSAVSLYAPRTIINKRITGSRRFAAEDWPLERLRAIGRATGTTLNDVVLAMCSGAMRTYLDELDALPDTSLVAMVPVALKAKGPQGASASGGNSVGSVMVRLGTDQADPADRLQSVHDSMVSGKEALGAMTPAQILAMSALGLAPAVLGPMLKMDGVARPPFNLIISNVPGPEEPLHSNGARLEGMYPLSIPIHGMGLNITCTSYAGNLGFGLTGCRRTVPRLQRLLTHLDDEVVALEGAAGV
- a CDS encoding DNA polymerase ligase N-terminal domain-containing protein, with amino-acid sequence MSDHTVRRPAFVLHEHHKPRHHFDPRLEEGGVLRSWALPKGVPTSPSQDRLAVAVGDHDLDHLAYEDADKSVADTGWWQDEDRTERRMLFVLHGREGAVRYALIDTGRDWLLHRTKDQPPE